cggcggCATGGGCGTGGAgtaggggcggcgcgcgcgggtgTGGAGCAGAGCGGCGGTGCGGGcgtggagcaggggcggcggcgtgggctaTGGAGAGTGAGAGGAAGGAGAGTGGGGATGAGAGGAAGAAGGCTATGGGTATTTTGGTCCATAAATTTTAAGAAATACATGGAAATGGTAATAGTGATATGTTTCAAAGAGCTGAAAAATTATAATGGCATAGTTCCAATATGATGAATTGTCCGAGTTTACTCGGACAATTATAATGGTATAGATCCGATTAACCCTATTAAAATGGTATTAACTTGATCCTGCCGTCCTTGTTCGTAAAAAGGTACTGCAAATTTAAGTAATAATCATGTATAGCTTTCTCGATTTCTACGGAGAAAAACATTTGGATCTTAGCATGTCATAACAAATCTGGTAATAATGCCAGTATTTCGGAGAAACCAACTTGGATCTTACGCAGGTTGGCATTCTATTCGTAGCTTTGTTGCATATTCGATCTGTAGTCATTGTTCAACCGGAACACAACGAAGCATAACATTTAGCTGTACCAATATTTTATTTGCCCGAGACAGCAGCATGCCGATCATTTTCTTCAATCACATCAATCGAGACGCACTATATGTCGTAATCTTTGCTACCGGTTGCTGTCTACAAATAAGGGCAGTTTTTAGAGGTTCGTTACATCAACAATGACCCGTACTGGCGAATCTGCCTCTACGTGGCCTGGGAGGAGACACTCATGCGCATGCACCTCCTTGATCTACCACTTGAATGGCATAGGCAATGGCATGTTCTATCGTATGCTGAACGTGGTAACATCGGCGACATACGAGACGAGGAGGGTGCGCAAGCAGATCACCGTGCTCCAGGCTCTCGATGTAGCCAAGACGCAGCTGTACCACTTCACCACCATTGTGATCGCCGGCATGGGCTTCTTCACCGACGCCTACGACCTCTTCTCCATCTCCCTCATCACTGACCTCCTCGGAAGCATATACTATTCTGACGGGAAGCTCCCAACAAATGCCGCTGTTGCGGTCAATGGTATTGCTTTCGTTGGAACGGTTCTTGGGCAGATCTTCTTTGGTTGGCTTGGTGACAGAATGGGACGCAAGCGCATCTACGGCATCACGCTCAAGCTCATGGTACTTTGCTCACTCGCCTCGGGCCTCTCCTTCAACCACAAACCAAAGGATGTCATAGCCACGCTGTGCTTCTTCCGTTTCTGGCTTGGCATTGGCATCGGTGGCGACTATCCTCTCTCGGCAACCATCATGTCAGAGTATGCAAATAAGAAGACTCGGGGCACATTCATTGCGGCGGTTTTCGCCATGCAGGTGATCATCAATCCAGTGCCTACCTTAAATGCCTTATGAGATCATAAATGAATTTTCTGTTAATTTTTCGCAGGGTCTAGGAAACCTTGCTGCTGGCACCGTCGTTTTGATCATTTCTGAAAGATTCAAGAACTCCCCAGCCTACACGACAGACCCATTTGGGCAGGCAGACTATGTGTGGCGCATTGTTCTCATGTTTGGTGCCGTTCCAGCTCTCCTTACATACTACTGGCGTATGAAGATGCCTGAGACAGCACGATATACTGCGCTGATTGCGAAAAACCTAAAGCAGGCTGCAGCAGACATGACGTCTGTCCTCGACATCGAGATCCCCGCAGGGAAAGAAGAGATGGATGCCCTTGACAGACAAGATGAATTTGGTCTCTTCTCTATGGAATTCTTTCACCGTTATGGCCGTGAGCTGCTCGGCACTACTATGTGTTGGTTGGTCCTTGACATCGGCTTCTACTCGCTCAATCTGTTCATGAAGCAATTCTTTGCCAGCGTCGGTTGGTTTAAAGATGAGAGCAACATGGGCCCACTTGAGCAAACATATAAATTTGCTCGTACTCAAGCGATCATTACAGTCAGTGGCACTCTTCCTGGATACTTCTTCACCGTAATCTTCATCGACAAACTCGGCCGCATCAGGATACAGCTTGTGGGATTCACTATGATGACTATATTCATGCTTGGCTTGGCTGGCCCATACTATTTTTGGTCCACAAATGAAAGCACACGTATTGGATTCGCCATTATGTATGCAATCATATTCTTTTTCGCAAACTTCGGCCCAAACTCTACCACATTCATCCTTTCCATAGAGATATTCCCAACAAGGTTACGGTCAACATGCCATGGAGTATCTGGTGCTGTGGGGAAGATTGGTGCAATTATTGGTGTGGTTTGGTTCCTCCTCTATGGTCATGCTGCCTATCAGAACACACTGCTCATGTTTGCTGGTTGTAACCTAGTTGGAGTCATGTTCACCCTAGCTTTACCAGAGACCAAAGGCATGTCACTCGAGGACATCACTGGTGAAATAGAAGAAATGGAGGAGCAACCCATAGGATCACCTCCAATCGATGGTGCAGAGTTCATCCACAGTGTTATTCTTTGATGTGACTCTAGATactagtgtgtgtgtgtgtgtttgggTTATCAACAGATAGCCAACATACCAGTGCACTAGAACATAGAAATCAATTCTACAAATGAAGGTGC
The sequence above is drawn from the Panicum hallii strain FIL2 chromosome 7, PHallii_v3.1, whole genome shotgun sequence genome and encodes:
- the LOC112900479 gene encoding putative inorganic phosphate transporter 1-13 yields the protein MFYRMLNVVTSATYETRRVRKQITVLQALDVAKTQLYHFTTIVIAGMGFFTDAYDLFSISLITDLLGSIYYSDGKLPTNAAVAVNGIAFVGTVLGQIFFGWLGDRMGRKRIYGITLKLMVLCSLASGLSFNHKPKDVIATLCFFRFWLGIGIGGDYPLSATIMSEYANKKTRGTFIAAVFAMQGLGNLAAGTVVLIISERFKNSPAYTTDPFGQADYVWRIVLMFGAVPALLTYYWRMKMPETARYTALIAKNLKQAAADMTSVLDIEIPAGKEEMDALDRQDEFGLFSMEFFHRYGRELLGTTMCWLVLDIGFYSLNLFMKQFFASVGWFKDESNMGPLEQTYKFARTQAIITVSGTLPGYFFTVIFIDKLGRIRIQLVGFTMMTIFMLGLAGPYYFWSTNESTRIGFAIMYAIIFFFANFGPNSTTFILSIEIFPTRLRSTCHGVSGAVGKIGAIIGVVWFLLYGHAAYQNTLLMFAGCNLVGVMFTLALPETKGMSLEDITGEIEEMEEQPIGSPPIDGAEFIHSVIL